The Penicillium psychrofluorescens genome assembly, chromosome: 2 nucleotide sequence GCATTAGGGCGAGATGGATTCAGCGGCGGAAATCTCGGATAATCAGTCGCGCAAGCGTACCGCGCGTGCTTGCGATTCATGCTACAAGCGAAAGGTACATCATCCCAGCAGCCCACTACCTAGGTAAGAATGCTAACAAGAGCAGATCAAATGTGACGCAGCGCTGCCGCAGTGCAATTGGTGCAGACATCATAATATCCCTTGCACTTTTGACAGAGTAGTGCGGCGCAAAAAGGAACGAGACGATGATGGGTAAAACCTATCCCTCAGCATCAATCAAGCAGACGCCCCACTAATCCGACACAGGCGGCCCAAGGCTTCGCAACTGTCGGAACGGATCAGTCGTATAGAGCAGCTTCTGACGGATAATCTCGTACAAAATCCAAGTTCGGGTATGTATTCGTCCTTGCAATGACGGTGACATGTTTGACCACTTTGCAGGGTCGCCGCCTACACTGCGGGAGTCTTATCATACATCGGGAACTGTAACTACAACATGTAGttcgcccagcagcagcggcagccaGCCTCCGGCCTCAGTGGCTGTGCACTTCGCGGGCCGAGAGCTCGGCGTCATCAGCCTGCTCACCGGGATTCCGTTCCTTCTGCCCGAAGGCCAAAAATGGATCGAGTCCCGAACTGGACAGCCCATTTCGGTCGATAAACTCACGCCGATCCGGCCACCCTGGGAGAAGGAACGAGCCCAGAGCACCAATGAGCTGCTAATGAGCATGCAGGCCCAAAAACATTTCGAACTGCCCGAGTGGGCCGTTGTCCAAAGCTATTACCAAGCTTTTCTCAACTCCAACGTGGTGCAGCGCATCTTCCCGATTATCGATGCCGTGCTGTTTCAAGAAACTATGAATGCGGCCTATCATGAGTCTTATTCTCACTTTTCATATGGCCAGGCCGGAATCCGAGCTTGCATGTTTGCGTTTGTGGCCTTTGTCTCTCGCCTCCCTCCGGTCAAATCCCAACTTGGATCGTTTTCTCGCACTCCGATAGACAGTGAGGCTATGGCTACTAAAGCAGAGTTTCTCCTGGCACAAGTCCTGCAAGAGCCTGCTAGTCTGGAGGGAATTCAGACTGTGACCCTGCTAGTAAGTGTCTTATTCGCGAGCGCAAGCCAACAATAATTCAACTATCCAGACTCTGTTTGAACTAGCATCGGGCAACATGCGCGCCGCCAGTTACTATGGGGCTATCGCTGCTCGGTTGCTTTTCATGCTCGGTGGCAATTTGACATCGGGAAGAACCATTCGTCCATCAGATGAACGCAGCCAACGCAAGCGACGGCATATCCGCAACCTCTTCTGGATTTGCTACACGGTTGACAAGGACGTCGCCTTGCGCACTGgtcaaccacccaccatATCCGATGAGAATTGCGACCTGACCCTTCCAGAGGGCTACATGGAGCGCTTGTGGCACGCAATTGACGACGAAAACAGCCCCTATGACCAACCAGTCTTTCCATTTGATTTGCGCCTGAGTATCATAAAGTCACGGGCTCATACCGCGCTGTACTCTGTGAGCTCCCTCCAGAAATCCGACGCTGAGCTCCTCAAGGCTATTCgtgagctggacgatgaATTAGAACAATGGCGGTTGTCGGTGCCTCCCGAATGGCGCCCGACCATGTCCTTCAAGTTTGAGGCCCCTGATCCCACTGCTAGCATGCATTCAGTTATGGTACGCCTGAACTATCACCTCTGTATGACTATTATCCACCAGGCGAGCAGTCGATGCAAGGCTTGGGTTAATGCCCAGAGCGGAATCATGGAAGGCGTGAGCTCGTCTCTCGCACTCTCCGTCGAGGCGAGCCGCTCGACCTTGAGCTATCTGGAGGCGGCAGAGCATGTGCTTGTCGATGGCATTTTCTGGTGAGCAATTTTGACCATCTGAAGATCTTACGGGCAGCTGATCCTTCTTTTAGGACGTTGATTTTCTACCCGATGTCTGCActgctcgccatcttctgcaatATCCTGCAGAACCCTCTGGATCCGCAATCACGCAAGGATCTCGACCTGCTGAAGATTGCGTCGGGCATGGTCGAGCGCGTTTTTTCTCGACAGCTATCCTCTGTGAAGGAAGTCGTCCACCTGAAGCTGGTGGCAAATTTTGTCGTGGAGCTGAAACAACTGGCTGGATGTGCCATTGAAAAGGCCTGGGCCGAGCGGAGCGCTGGCTCACGAATGCAGGAATGATTACGGTTGATCGTTTCCATTGCCGTTTTATCCGTGTTGGAATTGGGATGAAGTGGCATGTAGGGTACAAGGCGTCTTGAGGATACAAAACGGAGAATGATCACGGTTGATCGTTTCCATTGCCGTTTAGGATTGGGATCAAGCGGCATGTAGGGTACAAGGCGCCTTGAGGACACAAAATGGATAGACTAGACGAACATAATGACACAACTCCTACATATATGAACTCCCTTACGTAATTTAAAAGCAAATCCATCTGAAGCCAAACATACAATTGAGATAACAACCCGGCCACGGGTTTGGGTTGTGGCCTGGTTTTGGTGAGGTTTGCATTGTCGTATCATAGACTAGCGCTGACTTTCTTCTAACTCTGAGGTCCAAGGGGGCCTGTGATAGTGAAGATCAGAAAGCTTTCTTCCGTGAGACTGATCCTATAAAGGAGTCGCGTTTTCATTTCTCTGGTTGATTTTCTTTACTCTAATTGTATCCGATAATCCAGATTTGGCCTCTaagattcttcttcttcttcctcttctacTCCTTATCCAATCTTCTATACTTATGCGTTCCTCAACTTTACTTGCCCTCTTGGCCTCTTCCGTTTCGGCTCTTGCCGACTGTTCTTATCCCACTGTCGCCATACAAAATGGCACCCTAGTTGGCAACTCAACCAACAAGGTTGATAGTTTCATAGGCATCCCCTATGCCCAGCCTCCTGTAGGAGACTTGCGTCTCCGCCCACCGCAAACATTCAACAAGCACTTTGGGACCTTGAAAGTGCAGGACCTAGCGAACAGATGTGTGAGCATGGGCATGAGCCCAGTCAACACCACAGGCATCCTTGAACCAGCCGTGGGAGTCATTGACTTTGTGTTAAACAGTGCCATTGGGCCCTCAAGCGAGAATTGCCATACCATCAACGTCCAGCGGCCATCTGGCACAAAGCCTAGTGCTAAACTGCCAGTTCTTTTGTGGATCTATGGCGGTGGATTCGAACTTGGTAATACCCAGTCCTACTACGGGACGGGCATCATTTCGAAGAGTGTTGACCTAGGAGAGCCTGTTTTGTTTGTCGCTTTCAATTACCGCCTCAACGCCTTTGGTTTCTTGCATGGCAAGGAGCTGCAGGAGGAGGGCAGCACAAACATTGGTCTTCGTGATCAACGGAAGGCCATCGAATTGGTTGCCGGGAATATTGCAGCTTTCGGTGGTGACCCGGATAGAGTTACACTATGGGTATGCAAATGAGCTATATGCCCTTTCTTGAGTCGGTCGCTCGTGTAATTGTACAATTGCTAACGATGCATTAGGGCCAGAGTGCCGGCGCGATGTCCATCCTCAACCAGCTTATCATTAACAAGGGCGACAATACATACAAAGGCAAGCCACTATTTCATGGAGCTATCATGAACTCTGGCAGCATCTTACGAACCGCTCCCACGAACTCTACAAAAGCACAGAGGGTCTTCGATACTTTTATTGCAGCAGCTGGCTGTGGTCACAATGGCCGTTCATCAGGCCATGCATACAACCCTGTGGAATGTCTCCGCAAAATCAGCCTTAAAGAATTGGTTTCTGCTATGAACTCGCTGCCCGATTTCATGACCGATCGCAGCAGCGATTTCGCTTACCTTCCCCGCCCGGATCCGACCGATGACTTCTTCTCGGTTTCGCCAGAGGTTGCTGTTGCCCAAGGACAATTTGCTAGAGTGCCTGTTATTTTGGGCAATCAGCAGGACGAAGCTgcgctcttctctctcccgcAACATGACTTGATCAATTCAACTTCCACCCTCGTGGATTATATGCACTCGTGGTTTGTGGGCACGAGCCGAGATCTTGTCGCCGATTTGGTCGCAACCTATCCAGATGACCCGGCAGCCGGTTTGCCAGCAGATACCGGATCCGAGTGGGAGATGTATCCCCAGTTCAAGCGCTTAGCAGCTGTACAAAGTGATCTGACTTCCATAATGACGAGACGTGAAGCTCTGTCACATCTTACTGCAAAGGTGCCTACATGGAGCTACTTGTCAACATACCTGCACGTATTCCCCGTCTTTGGCACCTGGCATATCTCAGACATCTCCACGCAGTTTGAAAACATCACCCAGTTCGCTGGCAACGTAACGGATACCGCCTACATCGATTTTGTCAACTACCTCAATCCCAATGGCAAAGTTTACACCTGGTGGCCAGAATGGGACAACGCAAACTTAAGGATGATGAACTTCAGTGCATCTGCCAGTgaggtgatcaaggaggaTTTCCGCTGGGAAAGCTACGAATTTTGGAAGAAACACAGCACAAAGCTTCGGCAATGATGGACTGGCTCGCGTAGTATTACTTCCTGATAGTGGTTAGAGGATAGAGATTATATAGTCGGCGATCATGTATTTTGAGATAGACTCGTTTACTTTGTAGGTGATCTTTATACGAAGACTTCCAAGTTGCTCTATCATTGAAAACATAATACTTAAGTGTTTCTACCTAACCCTAAAATCATAGGCGTAAAGGGATATTAGGAGAAGATCAATATCTAAAGAGCGAACATTAGTAATTTATCTGTAGAGAGGGTTCCCAAAGGCGGTTTGGAGTTAGGTGTCTGCCTGAAGCTCTCGCACGGCCCTGACTGGGAGCGTGTTGTGCCCGGCGCAATAAAAAATCGGCGCGTGATGCTTCGGAGCAAATACAGTGGCACTGCATTGAGGTTGGTGGGTTTCAATCTCAGATAATTGAGGAGTGTCGAGTCTTTAAACCGGTATTGGGCGTTGTGACTGTTGGGAGAACAGGTTCGGGGTTGCTCGGTGGCAATCCAAATGTCCGTTCCGTTCAGATTTCTTGATCCAGAAGGTCCCAGATCAAACGCGAGTCGCTATCGGCCTTTCGGTCCTGCTCCTTCAACTGACTGGCGTTTGACGGTTGTGCGGTGGCCGTGTGGCTGCCTTCTGTCTGCAGCCGCTCGAGGACGCCTTCAATGTCCGCCTTGACCTTGTCCATCTGCTTGATTTCCTCTCGGCTGCGAGCCAATTgctcctccatcatcatgatcagTGACTCACGGGCCTGGTGGGGACGGTAGAGGTTCAGCAGGTGGTGGGCGTTGATAAAGAGATTGCGCATATCCTCCACTTTGGACTCAAACTGCTCCGGTGACCCTGAAAGGATGCCGACAAACTCAAGAAAATTGAGAAGTAGGGACTTGCTGATCTTGAGCAGATAGTGTGCGTGATTGAGTGGCTGCGACGGGCCCGCGGGGCCGTCTGTGCTGACATCTGCGACAGGAGAATCTGGATAGAGCTGTTCAATTCCTTGCTCTCTCAGGGAAGGTAGAGTGGTCGAGAGCTACATGCGACTCTGTCAGCCAAGTCTCAGCGACGGGGTCACTTTCCAGACTTACGCTTTGCAGTTCACCAAAGACGCTATACTGGCCGGAGGTGGGCATCTCCGGTGGCACCAGATATCGTAGCTCCGCAGGCAGGTCCAGGGTGCGCAATTCTTCCGGGGTCCAATTCTTATTCGTGTTGGGTGATCcgtcctcgcccttggccgTCTCATCCTTGATGCGCTCCAGCTGGTCGAGCTTGTCGCGGGTGAAGTGTTTCCACAaaggcggcggtggtgcgAAGGCCGCCGTGACGGTTCGCTGCTGGCTGGCGTCGGCCATTGTGGGAGGAATTGCTGGAGGACGACCAACGGGGAgtggttggagagagagagagagagagcaaaTGGAGAGTGGTGTTGGTCTGTGCTTCCGTTGTTGATCTGTCGCCGACCGAGGGCACCTGACCTCtttcaccacctcccccaAAAACAATAAGAATGTCTCGCGCGGGCCTGGGACCGACGCCTTTGGCTCACCAGGCTGGCTTCGTGGGTGCTGCGGCTCGGTTCTGGCAGCGGTCGTATGCGGCCGACTATATTGCGCTGGGGTTGCTGGTCGTTCTATGGACCTTGGTCAGTCCCTGGCAGTcgcaaagagagagagagagagagagatggatggatgctAATGACAAAACAGATCCAGCTCTTTATCGTCCCCTTCCATCGCATGTTCTCCCTCGACAATCGCTCCATTCAGTACCCATTTGCCGTCCACGAACGGGTTCCAGTCGGTACGAGCTGCTCCTGTACTCCCCCACACCTCCAATAAACTGATCTCTTGGCCCAGCGTGGTCGATATTCTACGCCGGCGTCATTCCCTTCTGCATCCTCATCGTCTGGTCTGCCATGTTCCGTCCCGGCGTGCAAAAGACGCAGGTGACGGTGCTGGGTCTCCTGGTCGCCTTGATGTTGACGTCTTTCCTGACGGATGTGGTCAAGAATGCTGTGGGCCGGCCACGCCCCGATCTGCTCTCCCGCTGCATACCCTCTCGAGGCACGGCGGACAATGCGCTGGTCGCATGGACCGTCTGCACGCAGGCCGACCAGCACATTTTGCAGGAGGGCTGGCGGAGCTTCCCGAGTGGACACAGCAGCTTCGCTTTCAGTGGCCTAGGCTATCTGTCCCTGTAAGTGTCGACCTTGCTTATCCGAAGCAAGCCTGCTCACCCATTGTAGCTTCTTCTCTGGTCAGATGCATGTGTATCGTCCCCGGACGGACCTCGCGCGGTGTCTGCTGGCCTTCTTACCGCTGCTGTGCGCGTTGATGATTGCCATCTCTCGCCTGGATGACTACCGGCACGATGTCTACGACGTCACCTGCGGCGGGCTGCTGGGCATTTTAGTCGCCTGGTTTTCCTACCGTCGCTACTATCCGCCTCTGCGCTCGGTCCGCTGCGATGTGCCTTACGACAAGTCCGAGATTACCACCCCGGATGGATTTGCCAGGTTGGGCGACGAAGAGCAGGCTCTGTCGCGATCTTTCCCCGAGGGAGTCCCATCCGAGGAGAGCTATGCGCTAGAAGAGGCCGAAGGGTCCCGAGGCCATTAGGTACATTGTACTATGTAGCTCATAGTGGAATGAATCAATTGTAAATATGAATCATGCGGGGGTGGCCACCGATAATCACTTCTTATCGCccgctttttcttctcctcactCCTTCACTACTACTCTCCGACTCCCCCTGCGCAACAGCTCAGACAGGGATCGCTGTAAACAGCCAACCGATTTCCCCCAAACCGACACCGTTTCCGCCACCCAACACTTGACCGGGGCCTGCGTCCCGGCCATGTGAAAGAACAAACCCCCTCCCTTCGACTCTTCGGATGCCACGCAAAAAGGCCGCGGATCGAACGGGCCCGGTCAAGACACGGTCCCGTAGCGGCTGCCTTGAATGCCGGGCGAGTCGGGTCCGGTGCGACACCAAGAAACCCGTGTGCACGCGCTGCCGGGAGCGTGGCCTGCCGTGCTCGACACACTTTGTCCTCAAATGGCAATCTGAATTCGCCAGTCGGGGCCTGGCATTTGGTCGTGCGGGCGTATGGAGTAAAGCTCG carries:
- a CDS encoding uncharacterized protein (ID:PFLUO_004120-T1.cds;~source:funannotate), producing the protein MGMSPVNTTGILEPAVGVIDFVLNSAIGPSSENCHTINVQRPSGTKPSAKLPVLLWIYGGGFELGNTQSYYGTGIISKSVDLGEPVLFVAFNYRLNAFGFLHGKELQEEGSTNIGLRDQRKAIELVAGNIAAFGGDPDRVTLWGQSAGAMSILNQLIINKGDNTYKGKPLFHGAIMNSGSILRTAPTNSTKAQRVFDTFIAAAGCGHNGRSSGHAYNPVECLRKISLKELVSAMNSLPDFMTDRSSDFAYLPRPDPTDDFFSVSPEVAVAQGQFARVPVILGNQQDEAALFSLPQHDLINSTSTLVDYMHSWFVGTSRDLVADLVATYPDDPAAGLPADTGSEWEMYPQFKRLAAVQSDLTSIMTRREALSHLTAKVPTWSYLSTYLHVFPVFGTWHISDISTQFENITQFAGNVTDTAYIDFVNYLNPNGKVYTWWPEWDNANLRMMNFSASASEVIKEDFRWESYEFWKKHSTKLRQ
- a CDS encoding uncharacterized protein (ID:PFLUO_004122-T1.cds;~source:funannotate) encodes the protein MFRPGVQKTQVTVLGLLVALMLTSFLTDVVKNAVGRPRPDLLSRCIPSRGTADNALVAWTVCTQADQHILQEGWRSFPSGHSSFAFSGLGYLSLFFSGQMHVYRPRTDLARCLLAFLPLLCALMIAISRLDDYRHDVYDVTCGGLLGILVAWFSYRRYYPPLRSVRCDVPYDKSEITTPDGFARLGDEEQALSRSFPEGVPSEESYALEEAEGSRGH
- a CDS encoding uncharacterized protein (ID:PFLUO_004121-T1.cds;~source:funannotate), which encodes MADASQQRTVTAAFAPPPPLWKHFTRDKLDQLERIKDETAKGEDGSPNTNKNWTPEELRTLDLPAELRYLVPPEMPTSGQYSVFGELQSLSTTLPSLREQGIEQLYPDSPVADVSTDGPAGPSQPLNHAHYLLKISKSLLLNFLEFVGILSGSPEQFESKVEDMRNLFINAHHLLNLYRPHQARESLIMMMEEQLARSREEIKQMDKVKADIEGVLERLQTEGSHTATAQPSNASQLKEQDRKADSDSRLIWDLLDQEI
- a CDS encoding uncharacterized protein (ID:PFLUO_004119-T1.cds;~source:funannotate) gives rise to the protein MDSAAEISDNQSRKRTARACDSCYKRKRCRSAIGADIIISLALLTEYSPSSSGSQPPASVAVHFAGRELGVISLLTGIPFLLPEGQKWIESRTGQPISVDKLTPIRPPWEKERAQSTNELLMSMQAQKHFELPEWAVVQSYYQAFLNSNVVQRIFPIIDAVLFQETMNAAYHESYSHFSYGQAGIRACMFAFVAFVSRLPPVKSQLGSFSRTPIDSEAMATKAEFLLAQVLQEPASLEGIQTVTLLTLFELASGNMRAASYYGAIAARLLFMLGGNLTSGRTIRPSDERSQRKRRHIRNLFWICYTVDKDVALRTGQPPTISDENCDLTLPEGYMERLWHAIDDENSPYDQPVFPFDLRLSIIKSRAHTALYSVSSLQKSDAELLKAIRELDDELEQWRLSVPPEWRPTMSFKFEAPDPTASMHSVMVRLNYHLCMTIIHQASSRCKAWVNAQSGIMEGVSSSLALSVEASRSTLSYLEAAEHVLVDGIFWTLIFYPMSALLAIFCNILQNPLDPQSRKDLDLLKIASGMVERVFSRQLSSVKEVVHLKLVANFVVELKQLAGCAIEKAWAERSAGSRMQE